One Curtobacterium sp. MCLR17_032 genomic window carries:
- a CDS encoding fumarylacetoacetate hydrolase family protein, with protein MKIARFSTEGEDPRYGILDERALVVLAGDPMYQGFETTGERVSLKDAKLLAPVIPRSKVIGVGLNYAEHVSEMEEHTADDPVVFLKPNTSVIGPEDPIRLPADIGRVDHEGELAIVIGSLAKNVAKEDFASVILGYTIANDVTARDLQARDGQWARAKGFDTFCPLGPVIETEIDPSDIRIETRVDGDLRQAASTNEMVHDIPTLIEFISSIWTLLPGDVILTGTPAGVGAIRDGEVVEVTISGIGSLRNPVIARH; from the coding sequence GTGAAGATCGCACGGTTCAGCACCGAGGGGGAGGACCCCCGTTACGGCATCCTCGACGAGCGCGCACTGGTGGTGCTCGCCGGAGACCCGATGTACCAGGGCTTCGAGACGACGGGGGAGCGGGTGTCCCTCAAGGACGCGAAGCTGCTCGCCCCCGTCATCCCGCGGTCGAAGGTCATCGGGGTCGGCCTCAACTACGCCGAGCACGTCTCGGAGATGGAAGAGCACACCGCGGACGACCCGGTGGTGTTCCTCAAGCCGAACACCTCGGTCATCGGACCGGAGGACCCGATCCGGCTGCCGGCGGACATCGGTCGGGTGGACCACGAGGGTGAGCTCGCCATCGTGATCGGCTCGCTCGCGAAGAACGTGGCGAAGGAGGACTTCGCCAGCGTGATCCTCGGCTACACGATCGCGAACGACGTGACCGCCCGTGACCTGCAGGCCCGCGACGGCCAGTGGGCGCGCGCGAAGGGGTTCGACACCTTCTGCCCGCTCGGTCCGGTCATCGAGACCGAGATCGACCCGTCGGACATCCGCATCGAGACCCGTGTCGACGGCGACCTCCGTCAGGCGGCCTCGACGAACGAGATGGTGCACGACATCCCGACGCTCATCGAGTTCATCTCGTCGATCTGGACGTTGCTGCCCGGTGACGTCATCCTCACCGGCACCCCCGCAGGCGTCGGCGCGATCCGTGACGGCGAGGTGGTGGAGGTCACGATCTCCGGCATCGGTTCACTGCGCAACCCGGTGATCGCCCGCCACTGA
- a CDS encoding branched-chain amino acid aminotransferase: MSDSTTETTDTFALDFSTTPSPERRAAAEREEILADPGFGKHFTDHMASVEWTIDDGWHDASVHPYGPLSLDPSASVLHYAQEIFEGMKAYRHADGSIWSFRPDANARRFARSARRLALPELPESVFVESIRQLVTADQDWVPSAPETSLYLRPFMIATEAFLGVRAAHAVQYHCIASPAGAYFTSGPKPVSIWLSTQYARAARGGTGAAKTGGNYAASLLPQQEAYEHGCQQVMFLDSEKGEYLEELGGMNVVLVRSDGTLVTPDSDSILEGITRDSILQLALDRGLRVERRAVSLAEWRDGVADGSITEAFACGTAAVVTPIAELRGDGFTIGSPTTGAGELTMSLREELTDIQYGRRPDPHGWMVRLTDPTPSAE; the protein is encoded by the coding sequence ATGAGCGACAGCACCACCGAGACCACCGACACCTTCGCCCTCGACTTCTCGACGACGCCGTCCCCGGAGCGCCGCGCAGCCGCCGAGCGCGAGGAGATCCTCGCCGACCCGGGCTTCGGCAAGCACTTCACCGACCACATGGCCTCGGTCGAGTGGACGATCGACGACGGCTGGCACGACGCCTCGGTCCACCCGTACGGGCCGCTCTCCCTCGACCCGAGCGCCAGTGTCCTGCACTACGCGCAGGAGATCTTCGAGGGCATGAAGGCCTACCGGCACGCCGACGGATCGATCTGGTCCTTCCGCCCGGACGCCAACGCCCGTCGGTTCGCCCGGTCGGCACGCCGTCTGGCGCTGCCGGAGCTGCCCGAGTCGGTGTTCGTCGAGTCGATCCGGCAGCTCGTCACCGCGGACCAGGACTGGGTGCCGTCCGCTCCGGAGACCAGCCTGTACCTCCGTCCCTTCATGATCGCGACCGAGGCCTTCCTCGGGGTCCGCGCCGCCCACGCCGTGCAGTACCACTGCATCGCGAGCCCGGCCGGGGCGTACTTCACCTCGGGGCCGAAGCCGGTGTCGATCTGGCTCTCGACGCAGTACGCCCGGGCTGCCCGCGGCGGCACCGGTGCTGCGAAGACCGGCGGCAACTACGCGGCGTCCCTGCTCCCGCAGCAGGAGGCGTACGAGCACGGCTGCCAGCAGGTGATGTTCCTGGACTCCGAGAAGGGCGAGTACCTCGAGGAACTCGGCGGGATGAACGTCGTCCTGGTCCGCTCGGACGGCACGCTCGTGACCCCGGACTCGGACTCGATCCTCGAGGGCATCACGCGCGACTCGATCCTGCAGCTGGCGCTCGACCGGGGCCTCCGGGTGGAGCGTCGTGCGGTGTCCCTCGCCGAGTGGCGTGACGGTGTCGCCGACGGCTCGATCACCGAGGCGTTCGCCTGTGGGACCGCCGCCGTGGTGACGCCGATCGCCGAACTGCGTGGCGACGGCTTCACGATCGGTTCGCCGACCACCGGTGCCGGCGAACTGACGATGTCCCTGCGCGAAGAGCTCACCGACATCCAGTACGGCCGCCGGCCCGACCCGCACGGGTGGATGGTCCGGCTCACGGACCCGACGCCGAGTGCTGAGTAG
- a CDS encoding 3-isopropylmalate dehydrogenase — MSQTLKLAVIRGDGIGPEVVDEALKVLHAVADGELDVQETPFSLGAERFLATGDVLTEDDMAALAEHDAILLGAVGGDPRDPRLAGGVIERGLLLKLRFAFDHYVNLRPTKVHAAVGSPLSDPGEVDFVVVREGTEGPYVGNGGAIRVDTPHEIATEVSINTAHGVERVVRYAFDLAMRRPRKHLTLVHKTNVLVHAGSLWQRTVAAVAVEYPDVTVDYQHVDAVTIHMVREPSRFDVIVTDNLFGDIITDLAGAISGGIGLAASGNLNPDATFPSMFEPVHGSAPDIAGQQLADPTAAVLSVALLLDHVGRADLAAAVTRAVEADLADRGTTRRSTAEIGDAIAGAAVAARNTTA; from the coding sequence ATGTCGCAGACGCTCAAGTTGGCGGTCATCCGTGGCGACGGCATCGGCCCCGAGGTCGTCGACGAAGCGCTGAAGGTCCTGCACGCGGTGGCCGACGGCGAGCTCGACGTGCAGGAGACCCCGTTCTCGCTGGGGGCCGAGCGCTTCCTTGCGACCGGCGACGTCCTCACCGAGGACGACATGGCCGCCCTGGCCGAGCACGACGCGATCCTGCTCGGCGCCGTCGGTGGTGACCCCCGCGACCCGCGGCTGGCCGGTGGCGTCATCGAGCGCGGCCTGCTGCTGAAGCTCCGGTTCGCGTTCGACCACTACGTGAACCTGCGACCGACGAAGGTGCACGCGGCGGTCGGGTCACCGCTGTCCGACCCGGGCGAGGTCGACTTCGTCGTCGTCCGTGAGGGCACCGAGGGCCCGTACGTCGGCAACGGCGGCGCGATCCGGGTCGACACCCCGCACGAGATCGCCACCGAGGTCTCGATCAACACCGCCCACGGTGTCGAGCGGGTCGTCCGGTACGCGTTCGACCTGGCGATGCGACGCCCCCGGAAGCACCTGACCCTCGTGCACAAGACCAACGTGCTGGTCCACGCCGGTTCGCTCTGGCAGCGCACGGTCGCCGCGGTCGCCGTCGAGTACCCGGACGTGACGGTCGACTACCAGCACGTCGACGCCGTGACGATCCACATGGTGCGCGAGCCGTCCCGCTTCGACGTCATCGTCACCGACAACCTGTTCGGCGACATCATCACCGACCTGGCCGGCGCGATCAGCGGCGGCATCGGTCTCGCGGCCTCGGGCAACCTGAACCCGGACGCCACCTTCCCCAGCATGTTCGAGCCGGTCCACGGGTCCGCGCCGGACATCGCCGGCCAGCAGCTGGCCGACCCGACCGCCGCGGTCCTCTCCGTCGCCCTGCTGCTCGACCACGTCGGTCGCGCGGACCTGGCGGCAGCGGTGACCCGGGCGGTGGAGGCCGACCTCGCCGACCGGGGCACCACCCGACGGTCGACCGCCGAGATCGGCGACGCCATCGCCGGGGCCGCGGTCGCCGCACGCAACACCACGGCCTGA
- the serA gene encoding phosphoglycerate dehydrogenase, with the protein MSKPVVLIAEELSPATVDALGPDFEIRNVDGTDRPALLAALSDAHAILVRSATKVDAEAIAAAPELKVIARAGVGLDNVDIKAATTAGVMVVNAPTSNIISAAELTVGHILSLARHIPAAHASLAAGAWKRSSYTGVELYEKTVGIIGLGRIGALITQRLQAFGVSVIAYDPYVTSARAQQLGVELVSLEDLLRRADFTTIHMPKTPETVGMISDDQFALMKPTAFVVNVARGGLIDEDALHRALTSNTIAGAGLDVFVSEPPKDSPLVSLPNVVVTPHLGASTDEAQEKAGVAVAKSVRLALGGELVPDAVNVAGGVIDPYVRPGIPLVEKLGQVFTAMATSPVTSIDVEVHGELAAYDVSVLKLAALKGVFTDVVSDQVSYVNAPLIAEQRGVTVRLITDADSPEYRNLLTIRGAQSDGPAISVSGTLTGPKQVEKLVEINGYDVEVALDKHHVVMAYTDRPGIVAVYGKEFGEAGINIAAMQIARQSAGGEALSVLTVDSPVPDDVLEHVRSTIDAASLREIDITL; encoded by the coding sequence GTGTCGAAGCCGGTCGTCTTGATCGCCGAAGAACTCTCGCCCGCCACCGTCGACGCCCTCGGGCCCGACTTCGAGATCAGGAACGTGGACGGCACCGACCGTCCAGCCCTGCTCGCCGCGCTGTCCGACGCGCACGCGATCCTGGTGCGCTCCGCCACCAAGGTCGACGCGGAGGCGATCGCCGCGGCTCCCGAGCTCAAGGTCATCGCCCGCGCCGGCGTCGGCCTCGACAACGTCGACATCAAGGCGGCGACGACCGCCGGCGTGATGGTCGTCAACGCGCCGACGTCGAACATCATCTCGGCGGCCGAGCTGACCGTGGGCCACATCCTGTCGCTCGCGCGGCACATCCCGGCGGCGCACGCGTCGCTCGCGGCCGGCGCCTGGAAGCGGTCGTCCTACACCGGCGTCGAGCTCTACGAGAAGACGGTCGGCATCATCGGCCTCGGCCGCATCGGCGCCCTGATCACCCAGCGCCTGCAGGCGTTCGGCGTCTCGGTCATCGCGTACGACCCCTACGTCACGTCGGCGCGTGCCCAGCAGCTCGGCGTCGAGCTCGTCTCGCTCGAGGACCTGCTCCGCCGCGCGGACTTCACGACGATCCACATGCCGAAGACGCCCGAGACGGTCGGCATGATCTCCGACGACCAGTTCGCGCTGATGAAGCCGACCGCCTTCGTGGTGAACGTCGCGCGCGGTGGCCTGATCGACGAGGACGCGCTGCACCGTGCGCTCACCTCGAACACCATCGCCGGTGCCGGCCTCGACGTCTTCGTGTCGGAGCCGCCGAAGGACTCGCCGCTCGTGTCGCTGCCGAACGTGGTCGTGACCCCGCACCTCGGTGCCTCCACCGACGAAGCGCAGGAGAAGGCCGGCGTCGCGGTCGCGAAGTCGGTGCGGCTGGCCCTCGGCGGCGAACTCGTCCCGGACGCGGTCAACGTCGCCGGCGGCGTCATCGACCCCTACGTCCGCCCCGGCATCCCGCTCGTCGAGAAGCTCGGCCAGGTCTTCACGGCGATGGCGACCTCGCCCGTCACGAGCATCGACGTCGAGGTACACGGCGAGCTCGCGGCGTACGACGTCAGCGTGCTCAAGCTCGCCGCGCTGAAGGGCGTCTTCACCGACGTCGTCAGTGACCAGGTCTCCTACGTCAACGCCCCGCTCATCGCGGAGCAGCGCGGTGTCACCGTCCGGCTCATCACGGACGCCGACAGCCCGGAGTACCGCAACCTCCTCACCATCCGCGGGGCACAGTCGGACGGCCCGGCGATCAGCGTCTCCGGCACCCTCACCGGCCCGAAGCAGGTGGAGAAGCTCGTCGAGATCAACGGCTACGACGTCGAGGTCGCGCTCGACAAGCACCACGTCGTGATGGCCTACACGGACCGTCCGGGCATCGTCGCGGTGTACGGCAAGGAGTTCGGCGAGGCGGGCATCAACATCGCCGCCATGCAGATCGCCCGCCAGTCGGCCGGTGGCGAAGCGCTCAGCGTGCTGACCGTCGACTCGCCGGTGCCGGACGACGTCCTCGAGCACGTCCGTTCCACGATCGACGCGGCCTCGCTGCGTGAGATCGACATCACGCTCTAG
- a CDS encoding mannitol-1-phosphate 5-dehydrogenase, translating into MAVTRRAVHIGAGKIGRGFVGQFLVSSGYDLTFVDVDERVVSALNEAGRFVVHEVGEMPVEHLVSGFRALNSKTDRERVVQAIADADVVTTAVGARTLPLVAPLIAEGLAARPLDRGDVTIVACENAFNATDSLHASIRRAPILEDRDIAAVFANCAIDRIVPDQSGVLGQSGGLDVVLEPFYEWVIERTPFAGTGSEPPVIDGVTWVDDLQPFVERKLYTVNTAHGAAAYHGWVRGIRLIREALQDPDVRAEVDGVLAETTALLVAKHGFDPAEHARYVAANLTRIANPLLPDTTRRVGRNPLRKLGRRERFIGPAAQLAERGLPVDHLIGAVRVALEFDDQDDPESIELHALLRSGATAHALTEILTGLMEGHPLFPAVRDVVAGVLETQPAQA; encoded by the coding sequence ATGGCGGTGACGAGACGAGCGGTCCACATCGGCGCCGGCAAGATCGGGCGCGGGTTCGTGGGCCAGTTCCTCGTGTCGAGCGGCTACGACCTCACCTTCGTCGACGTCGACGAGCGCGTGGTCTCGGCCCTGAACGAAGCCGGGCGCTTCGTGGTGCACGAGGTCGGCGAGATGCCGGTCGAGCACCTGGTCTCCGGGTTCCGTGCGCTGAACAGCAAGACCGACCGAGAACGCGTCGTGCAGGCGATCGCCGACGCCGACGTCGTCACCACGGCGGTCGGGGCGCGCACCCTGCCCCTCGTGGCCCCGCTCATCGCTGAGGGGCTCGCGGCACGCCCGCTGGACCGCGGCGACGTCACGATCGTCGCCTGCGAGAACGCGTTCAACGCCACGGACTCCCTGCACGCCAGCATCCGCCGGGCGCCGATCCTCGAGGACCGCGACATCGCCGCGGTGTTCGCGAACTGTGCGATCGACCGCATCGTCCCGGACCAGTCCGGGGTGCTCGGGCAGTCCGGCGGTCTCGACGTCGTCCTCGAGCCCTTCTACGAGTGGGTCATCGAACGCACGCCGTTCGCCGGGACCGGCTCCGAGCCTCCCGTCATCGACGGCGTGACCTGGGTCGACGACCTGCAGCCGTTCGTCGAGCGCAAGCTCTACACCGTGAACACGGCCCACGGGGCGGCCGCCTACCACGGGTGGGTCCGGGGGATCCGGCTCATCCGGGAGGCCCTCCAGGACCCCGACGTGCGGGCGGAGGTCGACGGGGTGCTCGCGGAGACCACCGCGCTGCTCGTCGCGAAGCACGGGTTCGACCCGGCGGAACACGCCCGGTACGTCGCGGCGAACCTCACCCGCATCGCCAACCCCCTGCTGCCCGACACGACCCGTCGGGTCGGTCGCAACCCGCTCCGGAAGCTCGGCCGTCGCGAACGGTTCATCGGCCCCGCCGCGCAGCTCGCCGAACGCGGTCTGCCCGTCGACCACCTGATCGGCGCCGTCCGGGTCGCACTCGAGTTCGACGACCAGGACGACCCGGAGTCGATCGAGCTGCACGCTCTGCTGCGCTCCGGGGCCACCGCGCACGCCCTCACCGAGATCCTGACCGGGCTCATGGAGGGACACCCGCTGTTCCCGGCCGTCCGTGACGTCGTCGCCGGGGTGCTCGAGACCCAGCCCGCCCAGGCATGA
- the ilvC gene encoding ketol-acid reductoisomerase → MTDIVYDADADLSLIQGKKVAVIGYGSQGHAHALNLRDSGVEVKIGLKEGSKSRQKAEEAGFEVHTPAEATKWADVVVILAPDQVQRIVYKDDIAPNLKQGATLVFGHGFNIRFGYIEAPEGVDVSLVAPKGPGHTVRREYEAGRGVPVIVAVEVDASGSAWDLAWSYSKAIGGLRSGGIKTTFTEETETDLFGEQAVLCGGTSQLIQYGFETLVEAGYQPQIAYFEVLHELKLIVDLIWEGGLTKQRWSISDTAEFGDYVSGPRVISPEVKENMKAVLADIQNGAFAKRFIEDQDAGAPEFTALREKGEGHPVEATGRELRKLFAWKQGDSDYVDGSAAR, encoded by the coding sequence GTGACTGACATCGTGTACGACGCTGACGCCGACCTGAGCCTCATCCAGGGCAAGAAGGTCGCCGTCATCGGCTACGGCTCGCAGGGCCACGCCCACGCCCTGAACCTCCGCGACTCCGGCGTCGAGGTCAAGATCGGCCTCAAGGAGGGCTCGAAGAGCCGCCAGAAGGCCGAAGAGGCCGGCTTCGAGGTCCACACGCCCGCCGAGGCCACCAAGTGGGCCGACGTCGTCGTCATCCTCGCGCCGGACCAGGTCCAGCGCATCGTCTACAAGGACGACATCGCCCCGAACCTCAAGCAGGGCGCGACCCTCGTCTTCGGCCACGGCTTCAACATCCGCTTCGGCTACATCGAGGCCCCCGAGGGTGTCGACGTGTCGCTCGTCGCCCCGAAGGGCCCGGGCCACACGGTCCGTCGCGAGTACGAAGCCGGCCGTGGCGTCCCCGTCATCGTCGCGGTCGAGGTCGACGCCTCCGGCAGCGCGTGGGACCTCGCCTGGTCGTACTCGAAGGCCATCGGCGGTCTCCGCTCCGGCGGCATCAAGACGACCTTCACCGAGGAGACCGAGACCGACCTGTTCGGTGAGCAGGCCGTCCTCTGCGGTGGTACCTCGCAGCTCATCCAGTACGGCTTCGAGACCCTGGTCGAGGCCGGCTACCAGCCGCAGATCGCCTACTTCGAGGTCCTGCACGAGCTCAAGCTCATCGTCGACCTGATCTGGGAGGGCGGCCTCACCAAGCAGCGCTGGTCGATCTCCGACACAGCCGAGTTCGGCGACTACGTCTCCGGCCCGCGCGTGATCTCGCCCGAGGTCAAGGAGAACATGAAGGCCGTCCTCGCGGACATCCAGAACGGTGCCTTCGCGAAGCGCTTCATCGAGGACCAGGACGCCGGCGCGCCGGAGTTCACCGCCCTCCGCGAGAAGGGCGAGGGTCACCCGGTCGAGGCGACCGGCCGTGAGCTCCGCAAGCTCTTCGCGTGGAAGCAGGGCGACTCGGACTACGTCGACGGTTCGGCCGCGCGGTAG
- the ilvN gene encoding acetolactate synthase small subunit yields MSHVLSLLVEDKPGLLTRVAGLFARRGFNIESLAVGNTEVDGLSRITVVVDVEDLPLEQVTKQLNKLVNVIKIVELDFPQSVQREHMLVKVRVDNQTRSAVLDAVTLFRAQVVDVATDSLVVEVTGDPGKIQAILRVLEPYGIKELARAGLLGMGRGPKSITDRVR; encoded by the coding sequence ATGAGCCACGTCCTGTCCCTCCTGGTCGAGGACAAGCCGGGTCTGCTGACCCGTGTCGCCGGGCTCTTCGCCCGTCGCGGCTTCAACATCGAGTCCCTGGCCGTCGGCAACACCGAGGTGGACGGCCTGAGCCGCATCACCGTGGTGGTCGACGTCGAGGACCTCCCGCTCGAGCAGGTGACGAAGCAGCTCAACAAGCTCGTCAACGTCATCAAGATCGTGGAGCTCGACTTCCCCCAGTCGGTGCAGCGCGAACACATGCTCGTCAAGGTGCGGGTCGACAACCAGACCCGGTCCGCGGTGCTCGACGCCGTGACGCTCTTCCGGGCGCAGGTCGTCGACGTCGCCACCGACTCGCTCGTCGTCGAGGTGACCGGTGATCCCGGCAAGATCCAGGCGATCCTGCGTGTGCTCGAGCCCTACGGCATCAAGGAGCTGGCGCGCGCCGGGCTCCTGGGCATGGGCCGTGGACCGAAGAGCATCACCGACCGGGTGCGCTGA
- a CDS encoding acetolactate synthase large subunit yields MPTEATPRSAAGARRSPEVLTGSGAVLRTLEHLGITDVFGLPGGAIIPFYDELMASTTIRHILVRHEQGAGHAAEGYASSSGKVGVAIATSGPGATNLVTAIADAYMDSVPFIAITGQVFSTLMGTDAFQEADIVGITMPITKHSFLVTKPEDVPATLAAAHLIATTGRPGPVLVDITKDAQQKSAPYIWPPKLDLPGYRPVTKAHGKQITAAAQLLAESSRPVLYVGGGVIRSGASAELLAFAEATGAPVVTTLMARGAFPDSHAQHLGMPGMHGTVPAVLGLQESDLIIALGARFDDRVTGKVDDFAPDAKVVHVDIDPAEISKIRYADVPIVGDAKEVLVDLVAAWADVPVDQRASTADWWAHLNQLLEDFPLGYTEPTDGLLAPQAIIKRIGEMTGPEGVFASGVGQHQMWSAQFIQYERPNAWLNSGGAGTMGYSVPAAMGAKVAQPDRVVWAIDGDGCFQMTNQELATCVINDIPIKVAIINNSSLGMVRQWQTLFYDGRHSFTDLQTGHGTRRVPDFVKLADAYGALGIRVEKPEEVDAAIQLALDTNDRPVVIDFVVSRDSMVWPMVPQGIGNSSIQYARDLAPTWDDEDADMTGEPA; encoded by the coding sequence ATGCCCACGGAAGCCACACCGCGCTCCGCTGCCGGAGCCCGTCGATCGCCCGAGGTCCTGACCGGCTCGGGCGCCGTGCTCCGCACGCTCGAGCACCTCGGGATCACCGACGTCTTCGGTCTGCCCGGCGGCGCGATCATCCCGTTCTACGACGAGCTCATGGCGTCGACGACGATCCGCCACATCCTGGTCCGTCACGAGCAGGGCGCCGGTCACGCCGCCGAGGGCTACGCGTCCTCGTCCGGCAAGGTCGGTGTCGCGATCGCCACGTCCGGTCCCGGTGCGACGAACCTCGTCACCGCCATCGCCGACGCCTACATGGACTCGGTGCCGTTCATCGCGATCACCGGCCAGGTGTTCTCGACGCTGATGGGCACCGACGCGTTCCAGGAAGCCGACATCGTCGGCATCACGATGCCGATCACGAAGCACTCCTTCCTGGTCACGAAGCCCGAGGACGTCCCGGCGACCCTCGCGGCGGCGCACCTCATCGCGACGACCGGACGACCCGGCCCGGTGCTGGTGGACATCACGAAGGACGCACAGCAGAAGTCGGCGCCCTACATCTGGCCGCCGAAGCTCGACCTGCCGGGCTACCGCCCGGTGACGAAGGCGCACGGCAAGCAGATCACCGCGGCGGCGCAGCTCCTGGCCGAGTCGTCGCGCCCGGTGCTCTACGTCGGCGGCGGCGTGATCCGCTCCGGTGCCTCCGCCGAGCTCCTGGCGTTCGCCGAGGCCACCGGCGCCCCGGTCGTCACGACGCTGATGGCCCGCGGGGCCTTCCCCGACTCGCACGCGCAGCACCTCGGCATGCCCGGCATGCACGGCACGGTGCCCGCGGTCCTCGGGCTGCAGGAGAGCGACCTCATCATCGCGCTCGGCGCCCGCTTCGACGACCGCGTGACCGGCAAGGTCGACGACTTCGCCCCGGACGCCAAGGTCGTGCACGTCGACATCGACCCGGCCGAGATCTCGAAGATCCGCTACGCCGACGTGCCGATCGTCGGCGACGCCAAAGAGGTGCTCGTCGACCTGGTGGCGGCGTGGGCCGACGTGCCGGTCGACCAGCGGGCCTCCACGGCCGACTGGTGGGCGCACCTCAACCAGCTGCTCGAGGACTTCCCACTCGGGTACACCGAGCCGACCGACGGGCTGCTCGCCCCGCAGGCGATCATCAAGCGCATCGGCGAGATGACCGGACCCGAGGGCGTCTTCGCCTCGGGTGTCGGCCAGCACCAGATGTGGTCGGCGCAGTTCATCCAGTACGAGCGCCCGAACGCCTGGCTCAACTCCGGCGGTGCCGGCACGATGGGCTACTCGGTCCCGGCCGCGATGGGTGCAAAGGTCGCGCAGCCCGACCGCGTCGTCTGGGCGATCGACGGTGACGGCTGCTTCCAGATGACCAACCAGGAACTCGCGACCTGCGTCATCAACGACATCCCGATCAAGGTCGCGATCATCAACAACTCGTCGCTCGGCATGGTGCGGCAGTGGCAGACGCTGTTCTACGACGGCCGCCACTCGTTCACCGACCTGCAGACCGGCCACGGCACCCGGCGGGTCCCGGACTTCGTGAAGCTCGCCGACGCGTACGGTGCGCTCGGGATCCGGGTCGAGAAGCCGGAGGAGGTCGACGCGGCGATCCAGCTCGCGCTCGACACCAACGACCGCCCGGTGGTCATCGACTTCGTGGTCAGCCGCGACTCGATGGTCTGGCCGATGGTCCCGCAGGGGATCGGCAACTCGTCCATCCAGTACGCCCGCGACCTCGCCCCGACGTGGGACGACGAGGACGCCGACATGACGGGGGAGCCCGCATGA
- the ilvD gene encoding dihydroxy-acid dehydratase encodes MPDIDVKPRSRVVTDGIEATTSRGMLRAVGMGDEDWEKPQIGIASSWNEITPCNLSLDRLAQGAKEGVHGGGGYPLQFGTISVSDGISMGHEGMHFSLVSREVIADSVETVVNAERLDGTVLLAGCDKSLPGMLMAAARLDLASVFLYAGSVMPGYVKQADGSMKEVTIIDSFEGVGACKAGTMSEAELKKIECAIVPGEGACGGMYTANTMASLAEALGMSLPGSAAPPSADRRRDYYAHRSGEAVVNMLRLGLTARDVLTREAFENAITVLMALGGSTNAVLHLLAIAHEAEVELSLDDFNRIGSKVPHLADMKPFGRFVMKDIDQQGGIPVVMKALLDAGLLHGECMTVTGKTVAENLAEIDPPELDGEVFRKIDNPIHATGGLTILQGSFAPEGAVVKTAGFDADVFEGPARVFDRERAAMDALTEGRIQKGDVIVIRYEGPKGGPGMREMLAITAAIKGAGLGKDVLLLTDGRFSGGTTGLCIGHIAPEAVDAGPVAFVRDGDRIRVDIPARSLDLLVDPAELEARRDGWAPLPPRYTRGVLAKYAKLVQSAALGAVTG; translated from the coding sequence ATGCCTGACATCGACGTGAAGCCGCGCAGCAGGGTCGTCACCGACGGGATCGAAGCAACCACTTCGCGTGGCATGCTGCGGGCCGTCGGGATGGGCGACGAGGACTGGGAGAAGCCGCAGATCGGCATCGCCTCGTCCTGGAACGAGATCACCCCCTGCAACCTGTCCCTCGACCGGCTCGCCCAGGGCGCCAAGGAAGGCGTGCACGGCGGCGGCGGCTACCCGCTGCAGTTCGGCACCATCTCGGTGTCCGACGGCATCTCGATGGGCCACGAGGGCATGCACTTCTCCCTCGTCTCGCGCGAGGTCATCGCGGACAGCGTCGAGACGGTCGTCAACGCCGAGCGCCTCGACGGCACTGTCCTGCTCGCCGGCTGCGACAAGTCGCTCCCCGGCATGCTGATGGCCGCCGCGCGCCTCGACCTGGCGAGCGTCTTCCTGTACGCGGGCTCGGTCATGCCGGGCTACGTGAAGCAGGCCGACGGCTCGATGAAGGAAGTCACGATCATCGACTCCTTCGAGGGCGTCGGCGCCTGCAAGGCCGGCACCATGAGCGAGGCCGAGCTCAAGAAGATCGAGTGTGCGATCGTCCCCGGCGAAGGCGCCTGTGGCGGGATGTACACCGCGAACACCATGGCGAGCCTGGCCGAGGCGCTGGGCATGTCGCTGCCCGGGTCCGCCGCGCCGCCCAGCGCCGACCGTCGGCGCGATTACTACGCGCACCGGTCCGGCGAAGCCGTCGTGAACATGCTCCGCCTGGGCCTGACCGCCCGCGACGTCCTGACCCGCGAGGCGTTCGAGAACGCGATCACCGTGCTCATGGCGCTCGGTGGCTCGACGAACGCGGTGCTGCACCTGCTCGCGATCGCGCACGAGGCCGAGGTCGAACTGTCCCTCGACGACTTCAACCGCATCGGCTCGAAGGTCCCGCACCTGGCCGACATGAAGCCCTTCGGACGCTTCGTGATGAAGGACATCGACCAGCAGGGTGGCATCCCGGTGGTCATGAAGGCGCTGCTCGACGCGGGCCTGCTGCACGGCGAGTGCATGACCGTCACCGGCAAGACCGTCGCCGAGAACCTGGCCGAGATCGACCCGCCGGAGCTCGACGGCGAGGTCTTCCGGAAGATCGACAACCCGATCCACGCGACCGGTGGCCTGACGATCCTGCAGGGCTCGTTCGCTCCCGAGGGCGCCGTCGTGAAGACCGCCGGCTTCGACGCCGACGTGTTCGAGGGCCCGGCCCGGGTGTTCGACCGCGAACGCGCCGCGATGGACGCCCTCACCGAGGGACGCATCCAGAAGGGCGACGTCATCGTCATCCGCTACGAGGGCCCCAAGGGCGGCCCGGGCATGCGCGAGATGCTCGCCATCACCGCAGCCATCAAGGGCGCGGGCCTCGGCAAGGATGTACTACTCTTGACCGACGGTCGATTCTCAGGCGGCACAACCGGCCTCTGCATCGGCCACATCGCACCGGAAGCCGTGGACGCAGGTCCAGTGGCGTTCGTGCGCGATGGCGACCGCATCCGTGTCGACATCCCCGCTCGCTCGCTCGACCTACTGGTCGACCCCGCCGAGTTGGAAGCCCGCCGTGACGGCTGGGCCCCGCTGCCCCCGCGCTACACCCGCGGAGTCCTCGCGAAGTACGCCAAGCTCGTCCAGTCCGCTGCCCTCGGCGCGGTCACGGGCTGA